GGATTGCTGTGGTCTCAAAGGAGGCTAGGACAGAAGGAAATGAAGATACTCCCACTCTAACGACAGAGACAGACTTTCTCACCACTAACACATCTCCTGTTGCAATGTCTTTGTCCACCACAAACCAGGGGTCTCTCTGCCCTCCTATCTTCGCCCGCTGGCCCAGTGTCAGAGTGAACCAGCCTGCATGgacacggacaaaaaaaaagagaaaggataGACACAATGTCTATAAATTTAGAGAATACACAAGGACACAGTGAATGGTAAGGCAGAAAAGAGGGAGTTCTTTTCATTGGTCTAACATAAGAGAGTAagcgtctcacacacacacacacacacacacacaaaccctacCTTTGTGTGTTCCCATTACTGTCCCGTCTTCAATGGAGACAAAGTTCCCTGGTTCAGGCTCTATATACTGGacacaggggggaaaaatataCAAGTTTTcgtgtttttaaatgatgactTCTAATAAATAATTGACAAAAAAGACtggaagaaaagggaaacagaaaaatgaataaaaacaagccAAATGGTAATGTGAAGCAAAtacatgaaatgtaattttctcaCCTCCAAAATGAAGTTTTCAAAGTTTCTCTCACCGATGAAGCAAATGCCCATGCTctgaaaaaacattaacaaatttGGATAAGTCACAAGTTCCTATTACGGCATTTCGAATTTAAAGTTTCCTGTTATGATACTAATGATAaattctaaaaaatattttttgtttttacattttttagttGAGTGTAGTACCTCTTTCTTCTGCAGAACGTGGTGAAGTCCTGCTTCGGCAGCAATCTTCTTGACAAACTCCTTGGTGAGTCCGGCGAGGGGGAACATGGCTTGTCGCAGGGCGTCCTGAGAGATCTGACTGAGGAAGAATGTTTGGTCTTTGAAGAGATCTGCTCCTTGGTACAACCTCACCGCTGGTGCAGGGAAGACGAACAAAAACGGATCGTCGAGACAGTTAGAAGGTCCGACCTTAAGACCAGTAAAAACTTCCAAAATTGGACTGGACGACAGGAGTCAAACACTTACGATTCCTGATCTCGAAACGATCTCTGAAGAGCGTCGTAGGCGGAGCTACGTGTGTCTGCTGGAAAACATCTTCGTCTTCCTGCGACGTCCTGGCGTAGtggcctgttgccatggcatcCGCACCTAAGTCAGCAGCAGTATACCCCTGAGGTAAAAGTCCTCTTCCACAAAACTTTCGGATCATGTTCGATTCACTAAATCGGTTGTATTCACAGCTCATATTTAAAAACTACTTCCCACTGCTTTGCGTTTAGTTGAACTAGGAAGTCACATAAAGATTAAAACCTCTTTCACAAGTGAGACCGAGCCAAGACGGGGTCAGTTAGCAGCATCATATACACAACAGGACAAGTCAAAACACAGTAACagcaataaatataaaaaagtgcatagtataaaaacaaatcatagCACAAGACAGTATTattcaggtttgtgtgtgtggataaggGAGCAACTGCAGCTAGCAGACAAGGGTTTCAAGTAGAAGATCAGTGTATGATCTCTACTATGACAACATACCCAGAGTGTTGATGGCATACTTGTGGAAATGGTTGAATTTGATGAGCTTGTTGCATAGTATATCTGGATTGGGTGTCCTGCCCCTCTCATACTCTTTCAACAGATAACTGCAAATGGAATAGAACAGGCCTggcatgtataaaaaaaagagaagaagaa
This region of Scophthalmus maximus strain ysfricsl-2021 chromosome 12, ASM2237912v1, whole genome shotgun sequence genomic DNA includes:
- the trmu gene encoding mitochondrial tRNA-specific 2-thiouridylase 1; this translates as MGVARHVVCAMSGGVDSSVAALLLKRRGFSVTGVFMKNWDSLDERGVCTTERDCEDAHRVCRTLDVPFHQVSFVKEYWHEVFSYLLKEYERGRTPNPDILCNKLIKFNHFHKYAINTLGADAMATGHYARTSQEDEDVFQQTHVAPPTTLFRDRFEIRNPVRLYQGADLFKDQTFFLSQISQDALRQAMFPLAGLTKEFVKKIAAEAGLHHVLQKKESMGICFIGERNFENFILEYIEPEPGNFVSIEDGTVMGTHKGWFTLTLGQRAKIGGQRDPWFVVDKDIATGDVLVAPTTNHPALFRDTVRTDRFHWLTVDPPPELARTQMMDCHFRFIHQMPLTPCTVTLNMDGSVWISLSQPIRALTPGQFAVLYKGDECLGSGKITQLGPSEYTLQQGRERWAAAARHTEQPTPETTS